A single region of the Streptomyces sp. AM 4-1-1 genome encodes:
- a CDS encoding diaminobutyrate--2-oxoglutarate transaminase family protein — MALTEPAPVASAAAHEGILRRQSSRESAARTYARSLPIVPVRARGMTIEGADGRRYLDCLSGAGTLALGHNHPVVLEAIKKVIDSGAPLHVLDLATPVKDAFTTELFSTLPRGLADNARIQFCGPAGTDAVEAAFKLVRNATGRGGLLAFTGAYHGMTAGALGASGGATDIQVTRLPFPLDYRCPFGIGGERGATIAARWTRNLLDDPKGGVPTPAGMIVEPVQGEGGVNPAPDAWMRRMRQITADRSIPLIADEVQTGVGRTGAFWAVEHSGIVPDVMVLSKAIGGSLPLAVIVYRSELDTWRPGAHAGTFRGNQLAMAAGAATLAHVRENGLAARAATLGARMTARLQGLATAHPSIGDVRGRGLMIGMELVDPEAAPRADASGDGIEDTAPPPAPDFAAAVQQECLRRGLIVELGGRHCAVVRLLPPLTLTDEQATAVVDRLADALAAAERSPYRRTATGSDH; from the coding sequence GTGGCCCTGACCGAACCAGCTCCGGTGGCGTCGGCCGCTGCCCACGAGGGGATTCTGCGCCGCCAGTCGTCGCGCGAGTCGGCGGCCCGCACCTACGCGCGGTCGCTGCCGATCGTGCCGGTACGGGCCCGGGGGATGACCATCGAGGGTGCCGACGGTCGGCGCTACCTCGACTGTCTCTCCGGCGCGGGCACGCTGGCGCTCGGCCACAACCACCCGGTGGTGCTGGAAGCGATCAAGAAGGTCATCGACTCCGGAGCGCCGCTGCACGTCCTCGATCTCGCGACCCCGGTCAAGGACGCCTTCACCACGGAGCTCTTCAGCACGCTGCCGCGGGGATTGGCCGACAACGCGCGCATCCAGTTCTGCGGACCGGCCGGCACGGACGCCGTCGAAGCGGCGTTCAAACTGGTCCGCAACGCGACCGGACGCGGCGGGCTCCTGGCCTTCACCGGCGCGTACCACGGGATGACGGCCGGAGCGCTCGGGGCCTCCGGCGGCGCCACCGACATCCAGGTGACCCGTCTCCCGTTCCCGCTCGACTACCGCTGCCCGTTCGGGATCGGTGGCGAGCGGGGCGCCACGATCGCCGCCCGCTGGACGCGGAACCTCCTGGACGACCCCAAGGGCGGGGTGCCCACGCCCGCCGGAATGATCGTGGAACCGGTGCAGGGCGAGGGCGGGGTCAACCCGGCCCCCGACGCGTGGATGCGCCGGATGCGACAGATCACCGCCGACCGCTCCATCCCGCTGATCGCCGACGAGGTGCAGACCGGCGTCGGCCGGACCGGCGCGTTCTGGGCGGTCGAGCACAGCGGCATCGTGCCCGACGTCATGGTGCTCTCCAAGGCGATCGGCGGCTCCCTCCCCCTCGCCGTGATCGTCTACCGCTCGGAGCTCGACACCTGGCGGCCGGGAGCGCACGCCGGTACGTTCCGTGGCAACCAACTCGCCATGGCGGCCGGCGCGGCCACCCTCGCCCACGTACGGGAGAACGGGCTCGCCGCGCGCGCGGCGACCCTCGGCGCCCGCATGACGGCCCGGCTCCAGGGGCTCGCCACGGCTCATCCGTCGATCGGGGACGTCCGGGGCCGCGGCCTCATGATCGGGATGGAACTCGTCGACCCCGAGGCCGCACCGCGCGCCGACGCCTCCGGCGACGGCATCGAGGACACCGCCCCGCCACCCGCACCTGACTTCGCGGCGGCCGTTCAGCAGGAGTGTCTGCGTCGCGGACTCATCGTGGAACTCGGCGGACGCCACTGCGCGGTCGTCCGCCTGCTCCCACCCCTCACGCTGACCGACGAACAGGCGACCGCGGTCGTCGACCGTCTCGCCGACGCCCTGGCAGCCGCCGAACGCTCTCCGTACCGCCGGACCGCGACCGGGTCGGACCACTGA